A genome region from Fodinibius salicampi includes the following:
- a CDS encoding DUF2795 domain-containing protein, protein MIWTVELAAVLDDAPFPATREELIEWAVRNGAPQQVLDNLHDLEEIEEGEDVVYEDMEDIWPDYIGKEDFFHNEEDEGFDYDDV, encoded by the coding sequence ATGATTTGGACCGTTGAATTAGCAGCCGTTTTAGACGATGCCCCTTTTCCTGCAACCAGAGAAGAACTAATTGAGTGGGCAGTGCGAAATGGCGCTCCCCAGCAGGTACTCGATAATTTACATGACCTGGAAGAAATCGAAGAGGGCGAAGATGTTGTCTATGAAGACATGGAAGACATCTGGCCCGACTATATCGGAAAGGAGGATTTCTTCCATAATGAAGAAGATGAAGGATTTGACTACGACGACGTTTAG
- a CDS encoding Sec-independent protein translocase subunit TatA/TatB, whose amino-acid sequence MGSFGGMEILIVLMVILLFFGAKRIPELARGIGQGMNEFRKASDQIKQELEQGEKEGLGSEATKNKSKEEAKAQKSQD is encoded by the coding sequence ATGGGAAGTTTCGGCGGAATGGAAATATTAATCGTATTAATGGTTATTTTGCTGTTTTTTGGCGCAAAACGCATTCCAGAACTGGCTCGCGGTATTGGTCAGGGTATGAATGAGTTTCGTAAAGCTTCGGATCAAATCAAGCAAGAGCTTGAACAAGGAGAAAAAGAAGGGCTTGGATCAGAAGCAACTAAAAATAAGAGTAAAGAAGAAGCCAAAGCACAAAAGAGCCAAGATTAA
- a CDS encoding amidase family protein — MSFSDYSQVRTALESGDTTVTEIVQHYLQNIEERNDEVNALVSYDEQEALDRAQKIQSKIDEGTAGRLAGMVIGIKDLICEKGKQATCASNILSDFESIYDSTAVKRLRNEDALLLGRLNMDEFAMGSSTENSIYGPTRNPVDTSKVSGGSSGGSAAAVAADFCTAALGTDTGGSIRQPASYCGVVGLKPTYGRVSRHGLIAYASSFDCIGPLTHSVKDAALLLEILAGFDENDNTTSSRTVPDYQQFAENPDANIRIGVPEEYFGDGLDEEIKAGIQEQLNELEQDGAELVPIHLPHMKYGIATYYILATAEASSNLARYDGIRYGHRADIEEVEQELKKEKDALKEQIELAEGDKKVKLGAELEDVDSSLIRLYKKSRTEGFGTEVKRRIMLGTYVLSAGYYDAYYAKAQKVRRLIKQDFTDAFENVDVIVSPTAPTTAFDVGADIDNPVQMYLNDIYTISANLAGICSINIPAGTHSNGLPYGMQLMANTFEEGKLFNAARLVEQLD; from the coding sequence TTGAGTTTTTCAGATTATAGTCAGGTCCGAACTGCCTTAGAAAGTGGAGATACAACTGTAACCGAAATTGTACAACATTATCTGCAGAATATTGAAGAGCGGAATGATGAAGTTAATGCTCTTGTAAGCTATGATGAGCAGGAAGCCTTAGACAGGGCTCAGAAAATACAGTCAAAAATTGATGAGGGCACGGCCGGACGGTTAGCCGGTATGGTCATAGGCATTAAAGACTTGATCTGCGAAAAAGGAAAGCAGGCAACCTGTGCCTCAAATATTCTATCTGACTTTGAAAGTATTTATGATTCTACCGCTGTTAAACGCCTAAGGAATGAAGATGCTCTCCTGTTGGGAAGATTGAACATGGATGAATTTGCCATGGGATCTTCAACCGAAAATTCTATCTATGGCCCTACGCGAAATCCTGTGGATACATCAAAAGTATCAGGAGGTTCATCTGGTGGTAGTGCCGCTGCGGTTGCCGCTGATTTTTGTACAGCGGCTCTGGGTACTGATACCGGTGGGTCTATCAGGCAGCCTGCTTCTTATTGTGGTGTCGTAGGCCTGAAGCCTACTTATGGTAGAGTATCACGCCACGGACTTATTGCGTATGCGTCTTCTTTTGATTGTATCGGTCCGCTTACACATTCTGTAAAAGATGCGGCACTACTACTGGAAATTCTCGCTGGATTTGATGAAAACGATAATACAACTTCCAGCAGAACGGTCCCTGACTATCAGCAGTTTGCTGAAAATCCAGATGCGAATATCCGCATTGGAGTTCCTGAGGAATACTTTGGGGATGGATTGGATGAAGAAATAAAAGCTGGCATTCAGGAACAATTGAATGAGCTGGAGCAGGATGGAGCAGAGTTAGTTCCTATCCATTTGCCGCATATGAAATATGGTATCGCGACCTACTATATCCTGGCTACTGCAGAAGCTTCGAGCAATCTTGCGCGATATGACGGTATTCGATACGGTCATCGTGCAGATATAGAAGAAGTGGAACAAGAACTAAAGAAGGAAAAGGATGCTCTAAAAGAGCAGATAGAGCTTGCCGAAGGGGATAAGAAAGTGAAGCTGGGTGCAGAACTTGAGGACGTAGACAGCTCCCTGATCCGTCTTTATAAAAAGAGTCGTACCGAAGGTTTCGGTACAGAGGTTAAACGTCGCATTATGCTGGGTACATACGTATTAAGTGCAGGATATTACGATGCTTATTATGCTAAGGCACAAAAAGTGCGTCGTCTCATAAAGCAGGACTTTACGGACGCTTTTGAAAATGTGGATGTCATTGTTTCACCTACGGCACCAACTACCGCATTTGATGTGGGAGCTGATATTGATAACCCGGTACAGATGTACTTAAATGATATCTATACTATTTCCGCCAACTTGGCGGGTATTTGTAGTATCAATATTCCGGCGGGCACTCATTCCAATGGCTTGCCTTATGGAATGCAACTTATGGCCAATACTTTTGAAGAGGGAAAGCTATTTAATGCGGCCCGATTAGTTGAGCAGCTGGATTAG
- a CDS encoding SDR family NAD(P)-dependent oxidoreductase, giving the protein MKNRLSNKWAIITGATSGIGEATAYAFGESGCNLILTGRRQQRLDEIADTLRSDYNIEVEIAAFDIRDADACRSMVEGLSNPIDILVNNAGLAKGVEGVYDADLEDWNLMIDTNIKGLMTMTRLISPKMKKLDRGHIINIGSIASHESYPGGSIYCATKHAVKAFTEATKKDLHGTKVRVSMVSPGLVDTEFSVVRYDGDKSQADQVYEDMQPLVAEDIAEVIHFTANRPPHVNIMDTIVFPVDQSSATMVHYDD; this is encoded by the coding sequence ATGAAGAATAGGCTTTCAAATAAATGGGCGATTATTACCGGAGCTACCTCGGGTATAGGAGAAGCTACAGCCTATGCATTTGGGGAATCAGGATGCAACCTTATATTGACAGGGAGACGTCAACAGCGCCTGGATGAAATCGCCGATACGTTACGATCAGATTATAATATTGAGGTTGAAATAGCTGCATTTGATATTAGGGATGCAGATGCTTGCAGGAGTATGGTGGAAGGATTATCCAATCCAATTGATATTCTGGTTAATAACGCAGGCCTTGCTAAAGGGGTCGAAGGAGTCTATGATGCGGATCTTGAGGACTGGAATTTAATGATTGATACCAATATTAAGGGGCTTATGACCATGACGCGTCTTATTTCTCCCAAAATGAAGAAGCTAGACCGGGGACATATTATCAATATAGGATCTATTGCGAGCCACGAGAGTTATCCCGGGGGCTCTATCTATTGTGCAACAAAGCATGCTGTTAAAGCTTTTACAGAAGCTACAAAAAAAGATCTGCATGGTACCAAAGTGCGAGTAAGTATGGTTTCGCCCGGACTGGTGGACACCGAATTTAGTGTGGTTCGATATGATGGAGATAAAAGTCAGGCCGATCAGGTCTATGAAGACATGCAGCCTCTTGTTGCCGAAGATATTGCAGAAGTGATTCATTTTACGGCTAATCGTCCTCCTCACGTAAATATCATGGATACTATCGTTTTTCCTGTTGATCAGTCTTCCGCAACCATGGTGCATTATGATGACTAA
- a CDS encoding M28 family peptidase has protein sequence MMTNRSLLIPFLLTSLLLFGCNDTEKIRLNFEEQGRTVPNFSADSAYHFIEQQVSFGPRNPNSEGHRKTAQYLLDKLSSYAGEELVFAQSFSEEGYEGDTLNLKNIIASFNPAATDRIFLCAHWDTRPRADKDPENPDQPILGADDGGSGVGVLLELARIFSEHRPPIGVDIVLFDGEDYGKQGETDRYFLGSRYWSNNPPVEGYSPRFGILLDMVGGEGAVFPKEQYSMNYAPALVNELWSIAEEKGYGELFIDQRGNAISDDHVVVNRILGIPTVDIIHHHPDREGLGFAPYWHTHNDDMDIIDPQTLQAVGDILTELIYNRI, from the coding sequence ATGATGACTAATAGAAGTCTGTTGATACCATTCTTACTAACAAGTCTCCTTCTTTTCGGATGCAATGATACCGAAAAAATTCGATTGAATTTTGAAGAGCAGGGGCGGACAGTTCCCAACTTTTCAGCAGACAGTGCTTATCATTTTATTGAGCAACAGGTGAGCTTTGGGCCTCGCAATCCCAACTCCGAAGGACACCGCAAAACTGCTCAATACCTTTTGGATAAGCTATCGTCATATGCTGGCGAAGAGCTGGTATTTGCCCAATCGTTTAGTGAAGAGGGATATGAGGGGGATACCCTTAACCTTAAGAATATTATAGCCTCTTTTAATCCGGCGGCTACTGATCGTATTTTTCTCTGCGCGCATTGGGATACCCGTCCCCGCGCGGATAAAGATCCTGAAAACCCCGATCAACCTATTTTAGGAGCGGATGATGGGGGGAGCGGAGTGGGCGTGCTTCTGGAGCTTGCCCGGATATTTAGTGAACACAGACCTCCAATAGGGGTTGATATTGTGTTATTTGACGGAGAAGATTATGGTAAGCAGGGAGAGACTGATCGTTATTTTTTGGGGTCACGCTACTGGTCTAATAATCCACCCGTCGAGGGATATTCACCACGGTTTGGTATTTTACTGGATATGGTTGGCGGTGAGGGAGCTGTATTCCCCAAGGAACAGTATTCTATGAATTATGCCCCTGCATTGGTAAATGAATTGTGGTCCATTGCCGAGGAAAAAGGATATGGAGAGCTATTTATCGATCAAAGGGGAAATGCCATTTCTGATGATCACGTGGTAGTGAATCGGATTTTGGGAATTCCTACGGTTGATATCATCCATCATCATCCGGATCGGGAGGGACTAGGATTTGCTCCTTACTGGCACACCCACAATGATGATATGGATATTATTGATCCCCAAACTCTGCAAGCTGTAGGAGATATCCTAACCGAGTTGATTTATAATCGCATTTAG
- the prmA gene encoding 50S ribosomal protein L11 methyltransferase produces MKYIKLVISLADEYQETLIAELFDMGFDGFEQLEDQIITYTAKENFSVGDRERMDQLLAGFPGKGFIESEEIVADQNWNEQWEETISAQTIGRFYVKPTWDNSTVPPDKILLEIDPKMSFGTGYHETTRLMLRLLPDVLEKGDHVIDAGTGTGILSIAAIKLGAESAFAFDIDEWSINNTLENIILNGVGKKMIVREGSSEVIPEGDQADVILANIQKNIIMDLLPDFIDSLKEDGDILLSGLLEEDKEEVVKKLQSRKLEIVDTRQENEWIAIHARR; encoded by the coding sequence ATGAAATATATCAAACTCGTAATTAGCTTAGCTGATGAATACCAGGAGACGCTGATTGCCGAGCTTTTTGATATGGGTTTTGATGGATTTGAACAGCTGGAAGACCAAATTATAACCTATACTGCCAAAGAGAACTTTAGTGTAGGGGATCGCGAACGTATGGATCAGCTTTTAGCCGGCTTCCCGGGGAAGGGATTCATAGAATCGGAAGAGATTGTAGCCGATCAAAACTGGAATGAGCAGTGGGAGGAAACGATTAGCGCACAGACCATCGGACGCTTTTATGTAAAACCTACCTGGGATAACAGTACTGTTCCACCGGATAAAATATTGCTTGAAATAGATCCCAAGATGTCCTTCGGTACGGGATACCACGAAACTACGCGTTTAATGTTACGGCTTCTACCGGATGTGTTAGAGAAGGGAGATCACGTTATCGACGCCGGTACCGGCACGGGAATACTGTCTATAGCGGCAATTAAGCTGGGCGCCGAATCGGCCTTTGCTTTTGATATTGATGAATGGAGTATTAACAATACCTTGGAAAATATTATACTCAACGGGGTAGGGAAGAAAATGATCGTTAGAGAAGGATCCTCGGAAGTTATTCCTGAAGGGGACCAAGCGGATGTCATACTGGCCAATATCCAAAAGAATATTATTATGGATCTCTTGCCGGACTTTATTGATTCTTTAAAAGAAGATGGAGATATCCTTCTTTCCGGATTGTTGGAAGAGGATAAGGAAGAAGTCGTTAAAAAGCTGCAGTCTCGAAAATTGGAAATAGTGGATACCCGACAGGAAAACGAATGGATTGCCATTCATGCTCGTCGTTAA
- a CDS encoding outer membrane protein: MKKLILTSCVLFGLMFTFNSNSYAQESSDILVGGGLIYGTEVEAIGIQAGGKYAFTPEISGAADFAIYFPENFDWWELNANVHYDFLAEEGMKVYGLGGLNYATMSFSVDFGEFGSASGSSSEVGLNLGGGAEFDVDFANVYTELKYVLGNADQLALSAGLRFNI; encoded by the coding sequence ATGAAAAAACTAATACTTACAAGCTGCGTTCTTTTCGGTTTGATGTTCACCTTTAATTCAAATAGTTATGCTCAGGAATCTTCTGACATTCTAGTCGGCGGTGGATTAATTTATGGTACTGAAGTAGAAGCTATAGGGATACAGGCTGGTGGTAAATATGCCTTCACTCCAGAAATAAGTGGAGCTGCTGATTTTGCTATTTATTTCCCGGAAAATTTTGACTGGTGGGAATTAAACGCCAATGTTCACTATGATTTCCTTGCTGAAGAAGGTATGAAAGTATATGGATTGGGTGGTCTTAACTATGCTACCATGTCTTTTAGTGTTGATTTTGGTGAGTTTGGATCAGCTTCAGGGTCTAGCTCTGAGGTAGGTTTGAACCTTGGAGGCGGTGCTGAGTTTGATGTTGACTTTGCCAATGTCTATACAGAGCTCAAATATGTGCTCGGCAATGCTGATCAGCTGGCCCTCTCTGCAGGACTTCGCTTTAACATCTAA
- a CDS encoding RNA polymerase sigma factor has translation MSDSTSRNTSTSDAPRENASESSLEDDVLVQEAREGDEHSYKRLVNKYERALYYHILKMVKNKEQVEDLVQEAFVKAFDNLESYNTNYAFSTWLYRIATNHTIDYLRKKKLQTLSIDKPRKTKSGEMEMQLEDHSAQTDRSIIRKQRQNIVQDAIDELPAKYRKVIQLRHMEEKSYQEISEELGKPLGTVKAHIFRAREMLYKSLKDKRGQF, from the coding sequence ATGTCGGATTCTACGAGTCGTAATACGTCAACATCAGATGCACCTCGGGAGAACGCTTCGGAGAGCAGTTTGGAGGACGATGTCTTAGTACAGGAAGCCAGAGAAGGGGACGAACATTCTTATAAAAGGCTGGTTAATAAATATGAGCGTGCCCTATATTATCATATCCTAAAGATGGTGAAGAATAAGGAACAAGTAGAAGATCTGGTACAGGAAGCCTTTGTAAAAGCCTTCGATAACTTAGAGAGTTATAACACTAATTATGCTTTTTCTACCTGGCTTTATCGCATAGCAACTAATCACACAATTGATTACCTGCGAAAGAAAAAGCTTCAGACTCTTTCCATTGACAAGCCGCGCAAAACAAAAAGCGGTGAGATGGAGATGCAGCTGGAAGATCATTCAGCCCAGACCGATCGCAGTATTATCCGAAAACAGCGGCAGAATATAGTACAGGATGCAATTGATGAGTTGCCGGCAAAATATCGAAAGGTGATCCAGTTACGGCATATGGAAGAAAAAAGTTACCAGGAGATATCGGAAGAATTGGGTAAGCCTTTAGGCACAGTAAAGGCCCATATATTCAGAGCCCGAGAGATGCTCTACAAGTCACTTAAGGATAAGCGAGGACAATTCTAA
- the queG gene encoding tRNA epoxyqueuosine(34) reductase QueG — MSRYKHTRKVREVALRLGFNACGFAKAGRLETEERRLREWLNQGRHGSMQWMENHLDKRVDPTKLVPGAKSVVSVIGSYFHPDHERQQQKNAPKIAKYAQGRDYHKIYKKKLRKLFKKTEEIVGAEVSGRVFVDSAPVLDRDWAIRAGLGWRGKNSLLLNKNMGSFFFIGEMIIDVEFNYDQPVTDHCGSCTRCIDACPTNAIYEPYRVDATKCISYLNIELKDEIPEEQRSDVGEWLFGCDICQDVCPWNRDAQYGSMEDLNPRKKLLDKDIGFWEELDIEQYNELFEGTPIRRAKFNKFKDTVEAVAENSRQTNAVTVK; from the coding sequence ATGAGTCGATACAAACATACCCGGAAAGTACGAGAGGTGGCACTTCGGCTCGGATTTAATGCCTGTGGGTTTGCCAAGGCAGGCCGACTGGAGACCGAAGAACGGCGGCTCCGCGAGTGGCTTAACCAGGGACGGCACGGCAGTATGCAATGGATGGAAAACCATCTCGATAAGCGGGTGGATCCCACCAAACTAGTTCCAGGGGCTAAGTCAGTTGTTTCCGTGATCGGGAGTTACTTTCACCCCGATCACGAGCGACAACAGCAAAAAAACGCCCCAAAAATTGCGAAATATGCCCAGGGGCGCGATTATCATAAAATCTATAAAAAGAAGCTCAGAAAGCTGTTTAAAAAAACAGAAGAGATTGTAGGAGCCGAGGTGAGTGGACGCGTATTTGTCGACTCGGCTCCAGTTTTAGACCGGGATTGGGCTATTCGTGCCGGACTCGGATGGAGGGGCAAAAACTCCCTGCTTCTCAATAAGAATATGGGTTCTTTTTTCTTTATTGGTGAGATGATCATCGACGTTGAATTCAATTACGACCAGCCGGTAACGGACCACTGCGGCAGTTGCACCCGGTGCATCGATGCTTGTCCCACGAATGCCATTTATGAACCCTATCGTGTGGATGCGACCAAGTGTATCTCCTACCTGAATATTGAACTCAAGGATGAAATTCCCGAAGAGCAGCGTTCCGATGTTGGCGAATGGCTTTTCGGTTGTGATATCTGTCAGGATGTATGTCCGTGGAACAGGGACGCGCAATATGGAAGCATGGAAGACCTGAATCCCCGGAAAAAGTTATTGGATAAAGATATTGGTTTTTGGGAAGAGCTGGACATCGAGCAGTACAATGAGCTTTTTGAAGGGACGCCCATACGCCGGGCTAAATTCAATAAATTTAAAGATACCGTTGAGGCCGTGGCCGAGAATAGCCGTCAAACGAATGCCGTAACTGTTAAATGA
- the ftsE gene encoding cell division ATP-binding protein FtsE — protein sequence MSKHSVIDFNNVTVTYDRQTVLEKVNFTLGNGEFAYLIGQTGAGKSSFLRLIYRDLVPDTGHVQVADYNVTTMSKKEVPYLRRRLGIVFQDFQLLPDRTVYENVAFSMQVTGAKNSYIKQRVLEVLGMVGLSHKRKNMPNDLSGGEKQRVVIARSLANEPRILLADEPTGNLDPEASASIMELLERINNRGMAVLMVTHDYDTVKQYPYRTLKLKNGRISEVNAKEL from the coding sequence ATGTCCAAGCATTCAGTCATAGATTTTAATAACGTCACGGTTACCTACGACCGGCAAACAGTACTCGAAAAGGTAAATTTCACCCTTGGTAATGGGGAATTTGCCTACCTTATTGGTCAGACCGGTGCAGGAAAAAGTTCCTTTCTCCGCCTTATCTATCGGGATTTAGTCCCCGATACCGGTCATGTACAAGTAGCTGACTATAATGTTACCACCATGTCCAAAAAGGAAGTCCCCTACCTGCGCCGCCGACTGGGTATTGTCTTTCAGGATTTCCAGCTGCTGCCCGACCGAACGGTCTATGAAAATGTTGCCTTTTCCATGCAGGTCACAGGCGCTAAAAATAGCTATATAAAACAGCGAGTGCTCGAGGTATTGGGGATGGTGGGACTCAGTCACAAGCGAAAAAATATGCCCAATGATCTATCCGGCGGTGAAAAGCAGCGCGTGGTTATTGCCCGCTCCCTGGCTAATGAGCCTCGCATCCTGCTTGCCGATGAGCCTACCGGCAACCTTGATCCGGAGGCTTCTGCCTCCATCATGGAGCTTCTGGAACGCATTAATAACCGGGGAATGGCCGTGCTTATGGTTACTCACGATTATGATACGGTGAAACAATATCCCTATCGGACCCTAAAGCTCAAAAATGGAAGGATATCGGAAGTCAATGCCAAAGAGCTTTAA
- a CDS encoding class I SAM-dependent DNA methyltransferase: MAAIEKGVYTKLAEIYDEVMSEVDYDLWADYIDALMLQHHPDPKKIMELACGTGSLALSLDELECYEIWGTDMSSQMIEKARLKNKLRMCNATFSVMDFLDITMSEKFDVVFAVFDSINYLHTTDEVLRFLSECKKLLTPQSLLIFDFTTPINSEEAISYLHNEQGITNNNFRFYRSSRYNKEEQIHVNEFQIQQLAEDGKTILKEFRETHRQKIYTLRQMHDIIAQTDYEIKAQYDGFEFDEAHDESLRITMVLQCPSIQS; this comes from the coding sequence ATGGCTGCTATAGAAAAAGGGGTTTATACCAAACTGGCTGAAATTTACGACGAGGTGATGTCAGAGGTTGATTACGATCTCTGGGCAGATTATATCGATGCGCTTATGCTTCAGCATCATCCTGATCCGAAAAAAATCATGGAATTGGCCTGCGGAACAGGGTCGCTTGCCCTTTCCCTTGATGAACTGGAATGTTACGAAATCTGGGGCACAGATATGTCTTCCCAGATGATTGAGAAAGCCCGGCTTAAAAATAAACTGCGCATGTGCAATGCTACGTTTTCAGTGATGGATTTTCTTGACATCACAATGTCGGAAAAATTTGATGTGGTTTTCGCTGTTTTTGACAGTATTAACTATCTACATACTACTGATGAGGTTCTTCGCTTTCTTTCTGAATGCAAAAAACTGCTTACCCCCCAAAGCCTTCTGATATTTGACTTTACCACTCCTATTAATTCTGAAGAAGCAATCAGCTACCTGCATAACGAACAGGGAATAACTAATAATAATTTTCGTTTCTACAGAAGCAGTCGCTATAATAAGGAAGAACAGATTCATGTCAATGAGTTTCAGATTCAGCAACTGGCAGAAGACGGCAAAACGATCCTAAAAGAATTTCGGGAAACTCATCGCCAAAAGATTTATACTTTACGTCAAATGCATGATATTATCGCTCAAACGGATTATGAAATCAAAGCCCAATATGACGGCTTTGAATTTGACGAGGCACATGATGAAAGTTTAAGAATAACAATGGTTTTACAATGTCCAAGCATTCAGTCATAG
- the pdxA gene encoding 4-hydroxythreonine-4-phosphate dehydrogenase PdxA: MSHRIAISSGDYNGIGPEVILKCLNKRKSQNDTVIILSSQRVIDFYSELLDIPLPRQNVRTIDEIQPGKVNVLECYDDINIEPGKLSQKAGKCAMQAVEKGIELCNTGLADALVTAPISKEAVNLAGYHIPGHTEFLAEHTHTDDFMMMLVNDNLRVGLASVHIPIADVPQNITEDSITRYLRIMNSSLQRDFNIARPRIAVFGLNPHAGDGGIIGKEEQDIISPAIQKAQELSINVSGPYAADGFFGNKKYEECDGILAMYHDQGLVPFKALSFGAGVNFTAGLPIVRTSPDHGTAFDIAGKGKANPSSFEQAFSLARQLSANRKQKAQ; encoded by the coding sequence ATGAGCCATCGCATTGCTATTAGCAGCGGCGACTATAACGGAATTGGTCCCGAAGTGATTTTGAAGTGCTTAAACAAGCGAAAGTCACAAAATGATACGGTTATCATTTTGTCCTCCCAAAGAGTGATTGACTTTTATAGTGAGCTCTTGGACATCCCCCTGCCCCGCCAAAATGTTCGAACTATTGATGAAATACAACCCGGAAAGGTTAACGTGTTGGAGTGTTATGATGATATCAATATTGAACCGGGAAAACTGAGCCAAAAAGCGGGCAAGTGTGCCATGCAGGCCGTTGAAAAAGGCATTGAACTTTGTAACACTGGTCTGGCCGATGCTCTTGTGACCGCCCCTATTTCCAAAGAGGCTGTGAACCTCGCTGGATATCATATTCCCGGACATACGGAATTTCTGGCTGAGCATACCCATACTGATGACTTTATGATGATGCTGGTCAATGATAACCTACGAGTGGGGCTGGCTAGTGTGCATATTCCCATTGCCGATGTTCCGCAGAATATCACTGAAGATTCCATCACCCGATATTTACGCATTATGAATAGCAGCTTGCAACGGGATTTTAATATAGCCCGGCCACGTATAGCCGTATTCGGACTTAATCCACATGCCGGAGATGGAGGCATTATTGGTAAAGAAGAACAGGATATCATTTCCCCAGCCATACAAAAGGCACAGGAACTTTCTATCAATGTTTCGGGACCTTATGCCGCCGACGGTTTTTTTGGAAATAAAAAGTATGAGGAGTGCGATGGTATTTTGGCGATGTATCACGATCAGGGGCTGGTTCCTTTTAAAGCCCTCTCCTTCGGCGCCGGCGTTAACTTTACAGCGGGACTTCCCATTGTGCGCACCTCCCCTGATCATGGTACCGCTTTTGACATTGCAGGAAAGGGAAAAGCAAATCCCTCTTCATTTGAACAGGCATTTTCATTGGCCCGCCAGCTTTCAGCGAATCGCAAACAGAAAGCACAGTAA